The proteins below come from a single Catenulispora sp. EB89 genomic window:
- a CDS encoding ribosome-inactivating family protein has protein sequence MRFKVLSAIVAFFTALAGLVVGAGNANADTPPWWVSHVYMNIGPTASQTQQSQYGELIGSLRAASGHAWRNGVMMTQSPSSHSLIRLDLAQGNANISLWFTPDNLYLRGFTAADGATFSFNDFNLQAAMQPAGGFGNSNLLPAAATGGTYYTLPFSSNYNNLVQVAGRDRAAMPISWNDFFNSFYNLAYADQTAANNQTIARDLLFMIQYTSEAARFNDTFGVMSAIMGATAVIYNGLPPLQQEVENDWSQISRYAINQSNGTNPAPLYIGPNAGTISSFSGVQRYLALGIGTSGDVSSTGDWNHSEL, from the coding sequence ATGCGCTTCAAGGTTCTCTCCGCGATCGTCGCCTTCTTCACGGCCCTCGCCGGCTTGGTCGTCGGAGCCGGCAATGCCAACGCTGACACGCCTCCCTGGTGGGTCTCGCACGTCTACATGAACATCGGTCCCACGGCCAGCCAGACCCAGCAGTCCCAGTACGGCGAGCTGATCGGGAGCTTGCGGGCCGCGTCAGGACATGCATGGCGCAACGGGGTGATGATGACTCAGAGCCCCAGCAGCCACAGTCTGATCCGGCTGGACCTGGCGCAGGGCAATGCGAACATCAGCCTCTGGTTCACGCCCGACAACCTCTACCTGCGAGGGTTCACCGCCGCCGACGGCGCGACCTTCTCGTTCAACGACTTCAACCTGCAGGCCGCCATGCAGCCGGCCGGCGGCTTCGGCAACAGCAATCTGCTCCCGGCGGCCGCCACCGGTGGCACGTACTACACGCTGCCCTTCAGCTCCAACTACAACAATCTGGTCCAGGTGGCGGGCCGGGACCGGGCGGCCATGCCCATCTCCTGGAACGACTTCTTCAACTCGTTCTACAACCTGGCGTACGCCGACCAGACCGCCGCCAACAACCAGACGATCGCCCGGGACCTGCTCTTCATGATCCAGTACACGTCCGAGGCGGCCCGCTTCAACGACACCTTCGGCGTCATGTCGGCCATCATGGGCGCCACCGCCGTCATCTACAACGGCCTGCCGCCCCTCCAGCAGGAGGTCGAGAACGACTGGTCCCAGATCAGCCGGTACGCGATCAACCAGTCGAACGGGACCAACCCGGCCCCGCTCTACATCGGCCCCAACGCGGGCACGATCTCCAGCTTCAGCGGCGTGCAGCGCTACCTGGCCCTGGGGATAGGCACATCCGGTGACGTCAGTTCCACCGGCGACTGGAACCATTCGGAACTGTAG
- a CDS encoding sensor histidine kinase produces the protein MSVTRPVLTRVPAPLVVACVWALTTSSLFIAQSQRMERPWGIVIAGPPSIWANGWELTALGSAAALACLGCCLLARRPLWSMTALVFSALTLNYDIHSSNIAPDQYLPVCAALIFVAANGSWPAVMAGAGLASAGLFGYVAVCLVRGLRVDTSVEAVVLLIIALAGVLGNSQRRERIHAEEARVQAADQAVTAERLRIARDMHDLVAHTIGVVALQAGAAKLVVQKRPEDARNALGAIEDASRETLAGLRRMLGALHDTDSPNSDFANSDTPNAATPNTGTPLAGLDGVERLVASARNAGVRVDVEWRGVRRPLPPEIDAAAFRIVQESVTNVMKHSGARQCRVSVDFGDADLVIAIVDSGTRRSGRGTGSRTGYGLAGMRERVGLLHGEFGAGPRPEGGFRVAARIPVPKEL, from the coding sequence ATGTCCGTGACCCGGCCTGTACTGACGCGCGTGCCCGCGCCGCTCGTGGTTGCGTGCGTCTGGGCCTTGACGACGTCGTCCTTGTTCATCGCTCAGTCGCAGCGGATGGAACGGCCCTGGGGAATCGTCATAGCCGGACCTCCGTCGATATGGGCCAATGGCTGGGAACTGACCGCGCTGGGTTCGGCCGCCGCGCTGGCCTGTCTCGGATGCTGTCTGCTGGCTCGTCGCCCGCTGTGGTCGATGACCGCACTGGTGTTCAGCGCGCTCACCTTGAACTACGACATCCACTCCTCGAACATCGCGCCCGATCAGTACCTTCCGGTATGCGCCGCTCTGATCTTCGTCGCGGCGAACGGCTCCTGGCCGGCGGTGATGGCCGGTGCCGGGCTGGCATCCGCCGGACTGTTCGGCTACGTCGCGGTGTGTCTCGTCAGGGGGCTGAGAGTCGACACCTCGGTCGAGGCGGTGGTGCTGCTGATCATCGCGCTCGCCGGGGTGCTGGGGAACTCACAGCGCCGGGAGCGCATTCACGCCGAGGAGGCGCGCGTCCAGGCGGCCGACCAGGCGGTGACGGCCGAGCGGCTGCGGATCGCCCGCGACATGCACGACCTGGTCGCTCACACCATCGGCGTCGTGGCCCTCCAGGCCGGGGCCGCGAAACTGGTCGTCCAGAAGCGCCCGGAGGATGCGCGGAACGCCCTCGGAGCCATCGAGGACGCCAGCCGGGAGACGCTGGCTGGGCTCCGTCGTATGCTCGGCGCGCTCCACGACACCGACTCTCCGAACTCTGACTTTGCGAACTCTGACACGCCGAACGCCGCCACGCCGAACACCGGCACGCCCCTCGCGGGTCTCGACGGCGTCGAAAGACTCGTGGCGAGCGCACGGAATGCCGGTGTACGCGTCGACGTTGAGTGGCGCGGCGTGCGTCGGCCGCTTCCCCCGGAGATCGACGCGGCGGCGTTCCGGATCGTGCAGGAATCCGTCACGAACGTCATGAAGCACTCCGGGGCTCGTCAGTGCCGGGTGTCCGTCGATTTCGGCGACGCCGACCTCGTGATCGCGATCGTCGACAGCGGCACCCGAAGAAGCGGACGCGGCACTGGCAGCCGCACCGGGTACGGCCTCGCCGGCATGCGGGAGCGGGTCGGACTCCTCCACGGCGAATTCGGCGCCGGCCCGCGTCCCGAGGGCGGATTCCGCGTCGCAGCCCGCATTCCCGTCCCGAAGGAGCTTTGA
- a CDS encoding response regulator, translated as MPVRLLLADDQPLIRSALVMATADLPDIEVVGEAGTGLEAVRLTRSLRPDVVVMDIRMPGMDGIEATRMITADGCATRVIVLTTFDDDDNVYHALRAGSSGFLVKDMGITDIVAGVRVVAAGDALIAPKVTRRLIEQFTRRTQPAAAPAKQIPGITGRELEALTLIGQGLSNAELAEAMGISAATVKSYVTRLLAKLDARDRAHLVIAAYEYGLVAPGGQNDVDTDPTKGTSQH; from the coding sequence ATGCCGGTCCGCCTCCTGCTCGCCGACGACCAGCCGCTGATCCGCTCGGCGTTGGTCATGGCGACCGCCGACCTGCCCGACATCGAGGTCGTCGGCGAGGCCGGTACCGGGCTGGAAGCCGTCCGGCTGACCCGCAGCCTGCGCCCTGACGTGGTCGTCATGGACATCCGCATGCCCGGCATGGACGGCATCGAGGCCACCCGGATGATCACCGCCGACGGCTGCGCGACGCGTGTCATAGTCCTGACGACCTTCGACGACGACGACAACGTCTACCACGCCCTGCGCGCCGGATCCTCGGGATTCCTGGTCAAGGACATGGGAATCACGGACATCGTGGCCGGCGTCCGCGTGGTCGCGGCCGGCGACGCCCTGATCGCCCCCAAGGTCACCCGCCGCCTGATCGAGCAGTTCACCCGGCGCACCCAGCCGGCGGCGGCACCAGCAAAGCAGATCCCGGGCATCACCGGTCGGGAGCTCGAGGCCCTGACCCTCATCGGCCAGGGGCTGTCGAACGCCGAGTTGGCCGAGGCGATGGGAATCAGCGCCGCGACCGTCAAGTCCTACGTGACCCGGCTGCTGGCCAAGCTCGACGCGCGCGACCGTGCGCACCTCGTCATCGCCGCGTACGAGTACGGCCTGGTCGCACCCGGCGGCCAAAACGACGTCGACACCGATCCCACGAAAGGGACCAGCCAGCACTAA
- a CDS encoding zinc-binding dehydrogenase, which yields MDDVDDPAPGAGQVLVDVDLAGVMFGDVIVRSGRWPMPLPWTPGIEVGGRVAAVGPGGDEGLVGKTVVATTVGQSGGYAERALTTAAYTFPVPDGLPLETALTVFQAGAVARGLLSAMRLRSEDTVLITAAAGRIGSLLVQLAKAAGATVVGAASAEKGDAVREFGADHVLDYTTADWPERLRDLTGGRGADLVLDAVGGTVAEQALAATADGGGRIGFYGYASGAFAELNVQTIARRGLAVYGPLGILTRKTDAEQQDDALYALSAAARGELTPRIHTRFPLTQAAEAHQVLEQRRSIGAVVLTRS from the coding sequence GTGGACGACGTCGACGACCCGGCTCCGGGCGCGGGGCAGGTCCTGGTGGACGTCGACCTGGCCGGGGTCATGTTCGGCGACGTGATCGTCCGCTCGGGGCGATGGCCGATGCCCCTGCCGTGGACCCCCGGCATCGAGGTCGGCGGGCGCGTAGCGGCGGTCGGGCCGGGAGGCGACGAGGGGCTGGTCGGCAAGACCGTCGTGGCGACCACGGTCGGCCAGTCCGGAGGCTACGCCGAGCGCGCGCTCACCACCGCTGCCTACACCTTCCCGGTCCCGGACGGCCTCCCCCTGGAGACCGCGTTGACGGTGTTCCAAGCCGGGGCGGTGGCGCGCGGTCTGCTTTCGGCCATGCGGCTGCGGTCCGAGGACACGGTGCTGATCACCGCCGCCGCGGGCCGCATCGGCTCCTTGCTGGTCCAGCTGGCCAAGGCCGCCGGCGCCACGGTCGTGGGCGCCGCGAGCGCCGAGAAGGGCGATGCCGTCCGGGAGTTCGGTGCCGACCACGTCCTGGACTACACGACGGCCGACTGGCCGGAGCGCCTGCGCGACCTCACCGGCGGACGCGGCGCGGATCTCGTGCTCGACGCCGTGGGTGGCACGGTCGCCGAGCAGGCGCTGGCCGCCACGGCTGACGGCGGCGGGCGCATTGGTTTCTACGGGTACGCGTCAGGCGCCTTCGCCGAGCTCAACGTCCAAACCATCGCCCGACGCGGCCTGGCCGTCTACGGCCCGCTCGGCATCCTCACGCGCAAAACCGATGCGGAACAGCAGGACGACGCTTTGTATGCGCTGTCGGCGGCGGCTCGCGGGGAACTCACACCACGCATCCACACCCGATTCCCCCTGACACAGGCCGCAGAGGCGCACCAGGTACTCGAGCAACGGCGCTCTATTGGAGCTGTCGTTCTCACTCGCTCATAA
- a CDS encoding flavodoxin family protein: protein MPRLLIVHHTPSPSMQAMFEAVVAGATADEIEGVEVVRRPALAATPLDAIEADGYILGTPANIGYMSGALKVFFDTVYYQILDTTVGRPYATYVHGNSDTVGAVRAIESIATGLGWQRVFQPVTVTGTPTKADLEACWELGATVAAGLMP, encoded by the coding sequence ATGCCTCGACTCCTGATCGTCCATCACACGCCGTCTCCCTCGATGCAGGCGATGTTCGAGGCTGTCGTCGCTGGGGCCACGGCGGACGAGATCGAGGGTGTGGAGGTCGTGCGGCGGCCGGCGCTCGCGGCGACCCCCTTGGATGCCATCGAGGCTGACGGCTACATCCTCGGCACGCCAGCCAACATCGGGTACATGTCGGGAGCCTTGAAGGTCTTTTTCGACACCGTCTATTACCAGATCCTTGATACAACGGTCGGCCGTCCGTATGCGACCTACGTCCATGGGAACAGCGACACGGTGGGAGCCGTTCGGGCCATCGAGTCGATCGCCACCGGACTGGGCTGGCAGCGGGTATTCCAGCCGGTGACGGTGACCGGCACGCCGACGAAAGCCGACCTGGAAGCGTGTTGGGAACTCGGCGCGACCGTCGCGGCCGGGCTGATGCCCTGA
- a CDS encoding serine/threonine-protein kinase, with translation MEPLKSGDPRTVGPYVLIARLGAGGMGQVFLGRTRGGRTVAVKVVKAELAGDREFRRRFRQEVAAARLVSGRFTAAVVDADPEAAMPWLATTYVSGLTLRAVVGAGALLPETSLRVLAYGLARALAEIHAAGVVHRDLKPSNVMLAVDGPHVIDFGISRVIAAADLTRTDVGTIVGSPGFMSPEQTRGQELTAATDVFSLGTVLAYAASGRNPFGDGPDHALLYRIAHGEPDLSGLPASLAPLIAMCLAKDPAQRPSTAQIIGRMADVPEGAWLPADLTAAIAQSAAEILDYEGIAVFAEPDADPLQTPGPAPDPTLLLTSADRATSVIPAAGERTPERVGVGEPPRGSRGNGGAGLVAGVLSVAVIAALATALVLVLHNGSHNPGSPPAASVGTSTSPSPLTRSVGRTSTSQTSASVPTPTTSSAPAPTTPASTTTTTSAPSTTASTSVSTTASTSQPTTPSSTSSSSAPPTSSPSTAHSTTPPTTPSSSHS, from the coding sequence GTGGAACCGCTGAAGTCCGGGGATCCGCGCACTGTGGGCCCGTATGTCCTGATCGCGCGGCTCGGCGCCGGCGGCATGGGGCAGGTGTTCCTGGGACGGACGCGGGGCGGGCGGACCGTCGCGGTGAAGGTGGTCAAGGCCGAGCTGGCCGGGGACCGGGAGTTCCGGCGGCGGTTCCGGCAGGAGGTCGCGGCGGCGCGGCTGGTGTCGGGACGCTTCACGGCCGCGGTGGTGGACGCCGATCCGGAGGCCGCGATGCCGTGGCTGGCGACCACGTACGTGTCCGGGCTGACGCTGCGCGCCGTGGTCGGTGCCGGCGCGCTGCTGCCGGAGACATCACTGCGGGTGCTGGCGTACGGGCTGGCGCGGGCGCTGGCCGAGATCCACGCCGCCGGCGTGGTGCACCGGGATCTGAAGCCCTCCAACGTGATGCTGGCCGTGGACGGCCCGCACGTCATCGACTTCGGCATCTCCCGGGTCATCGCCGCCGCGGACCTGACGCGGACCGACGTCGGGACGATCGTCGGCTCGCCGGGCTTCATGTCGCCGGAGCAGACCCGCGGGCAGGAACTCACCGCCGCGACCGACGTCTTCTCGCTCGGCACCGTCCTGGCCTACGCCGCCAGCGGCCGCAACCCCTTCGGCGACGGTCCGGACCACGCGCTGCTCTACCGCATCGCGCACGGCGAGCCCGACCTGTCCGGCCTGCCGGCCTCGCTCGCGCCGCTGATCGCCATGTGCCTGGCGAAGGATCCGGCGCAGCGCCCCAGCACCGCGCAGATCATCGGACGGATGGCCGACGTGCCGGAGGGCGCGTGGCTGCCCGCGGACCTGACGGCGGCGATAGCACAAAGCGCCGCCGAGATCCTGGACTACGAAGGGATCGCGGTCTTCGCCGAGCCCGACGCCGATCCGCTGCAAACCCCCGGCCCGGCGCCGGATCCCACGCTTCTGCTCACGTCGGCGGACCGGGCGACATCGGTGATCCCGGCCGCCGGCGAACGGACGCCGGAACGCGTCGGCGTCGGCGAGCCGCCACGCGGCTCGCGGGGCAACGGCGGCGCGGGGCTGGTCGCCGGCGTGCTGTCGGTCGCGGTCATCGCGGCCCTCGCGACGGCTCTGGTCCTGGTGCTGCACAACGGGAGCCACAACCCGGGTTCGCCGCCGGCGGCGTCCGTGGGGACGAGTACCAGCCCGTCGCCGCTGACCCGGTCGGTCGGGCGGACCAGCACGTCGCAGACGTCTGCGAGCGTGCCGACGCCGACGACCAGCTCCGCCCCGGCGCCGACGACCCCGGCCTCGACCACGACGACGACCAGCGCGCCGAGCACGACGGCGAGCACCTCCGTCTCGACCACGGCGAGCACGTCGCAGCCGACGACGCCGAGCAGCACGTCCAGCTCGTCCGCGCCGCCGACCTCGAGCCCGTCGACCGCGCACAGCACGACACCGCCCACGACGCCGAGTTCAAGCCACAGCTGA
- a CDS encoding class I SAM-dependent methyltransferase: MSITLPVLLKSDDLFGKDNAADTYDRSRELSRYLLMHYGTATDVFDDLGHPLAPAHGFPGRLSRVLESAARRSGLRVARMLDGGCNVGGVAHELSSWVERLVVGVDLSERTIEIARTIAMCGGGKFSVSELGPFTRDVELRLPAADGRAAVRFEVGDAGALSPGDGPYDAVLLSNVLDRVEDPAACLAQFADDDSLLRSGGMLAVACPWSWSPEYSDTGLWLGSAEGRTTSETALKSLLSGRGFALADEVNLGGVLRQNPREYDYFDAHVTVWIKS; the protein is encoded by the coding sequence ATGTCAATCACCCTTCCGGTGCTCCTGAAGAGCGACGACCTATTCGGAAAGGACAACGCGGCCGACACCTATGACCGCTCGCGCGAGCTCTCGCGGTATCTTCTGATGCACTACGGCACGGCCACCGACGTCTTCGACGATCTGGGCCATCCGCTGGCCCCGGCGCATGGCTTCCCCGGGCGGCTCTCCCGGGTCCTGGAGTCTGCCGCCCGCCGCAGCGGCCTGCGGGTGGCGCGGATGCTCGACGGCGGGTGCAACGTGGGCGGGGTCGCGCACGAGCTCAGCAGCTGGGTCGAACGGCTGGTGGTCGGCGTGGATCTGAGCGAGCGCACCATCGAGATCGCCCGGACCATCGCGATGTGCGGCGGCGGGAAGTTCAGCGTCTCGGAGCTGGGCCCGTTCACCAGGGACGTCGAACTGCGCCTGCCCGCGGCGGATGGTCGGGCGGCGGTGCGGTTCGAGGTCGGTGACGCGGGGGCGTTGAGCCCTGGTGACGGCCCGTACGACGCCGTGCTGCTCTCGAACGTGCTGGACCGGGTCGAGGACCCGGCAGCCTGCCTGGCGCAGTTCGCCGATGACGACAGCCTGCTGCGCTCGGGCGGGATGCTCGCCGTCGCCTGCCCCTGGTCGTGGTCGCCCGAGTACAGCGACACCGGCCTGTGGCTCGGCTCGGCCGAAGGCCGTACCACCAGCGAGACCGCACTCAAATCGCTGCTGTCCGGTCGCGGGTTCGCGCTGGCCGACGAAGTGAACCTCGGCGGTGTCCTGCGACAGAACCCGCGCGAGTACGACTACTTCGACGCACATGTCACGGTCTGGATCAAGAGCTGA
- a CDS encoding ABC transporter ATP-binding protein: MTISKSSEEPDMVVRVRDVRKDFGDYAALDGVGLEIRAGESVAVMGPSGSGKSTLLNLLSGLDRPSAGSVVVGGEDLGRLSERGLAVFRRRRIGMVFQFFNLLDDLPALDNIALAGQLVGMRARPARRRAAELMDELGIADRKDIYPAALSGGERQRVAVARALMNRPALLLADEPTGALDRRSGEAVVELLTELNRVGQTLILVTHDPRLAARCASRVVEIEDGRIVRDSVVESAR, encoded by the coding sequence ATGACGATCTCGAAGAGTTCCGAAGAACCGGACATGGTCGTGCGAGTGAGGGACGTGCGCAAAGACTTCGGCGACTACGCGGCGCTGGACGGCGTCGGCCTGGAGATCCGCGCCGGCGAGTCGGTCGCGGTGATGGGTCCGTCCGGCTCCGGCAAGTCGACGTTGCTGAACCTGCTCTCCGGGCTGGACCGGCCGTCCGCCGGATCGGTCGTGGTCGGCGGCGAGGACCTCGGCCGACTCTCCGAGCGCGGCCTGGCGGTGTTCCGCCGACGCCGGATCGGGATGGTCTTCCAGTTCTTCAACCTGCTGGACGACCTTCCGGCGCTCGACAACATCGCCTTGGCCGGTCAGCTGGTGGGGATGCGGGCCCGCCCGGCCAGACGGCGCGCCGCCGAGCTGATGGACGAGCTCGGGATCGCGGACCGGAAGGACATCTATCCGGCGGCGTTGTCCGGCGGAGAGCGGCAGCGGGTCGCGGTCGCCAGGGCCCTGATGAACCGGCCGGCGCTGCTGCTGGCCGACGAGCCGACCGGCGCGCTGGACCGCCGCTCCGGGGAAGCGGTGGTGGAGCTGCTGACGGAGCTGAACCGGGTCGGTCAAACGTTGATCCTGGTCACGCATGATCCCCGGCTGGCTGCGCGGTGTGCTTCGCGTGTCGTCGAGATCGAAGACGGACGCATTGTTCGCGACAGTGTTGTGGAGAGTGCGCGATGA
- a CDS encoding FtsX-like permease family protein: protein MRAVWAATWAAIKRRKLQTSVLGVVVLVSTGMAVVTLGLLAAVSGPFDKVYDAAHGAHIVAEFDSSKADAAQLAQTAQAPGVVASAGPYPMAVLHQPVETGSPAFQLAGAFTVVGRDRPDTAVDTVKLASGRWPTGPGEIVLDRPEGYSRTDQKMIDTEHHVVTASGVDLTVVGYARSVSDSADGWVTPAEAEALGATSTQMMYRFRDAGSDSALKADVVSVTAHLPAGSLAGTSSYLTIKNHLATGPNTYVPFLTAFSILGLVISIMIVGNVVSGAVVAGYRHIGILKALGFSPNQVTSVYVLMVAVPAAAGCVVGAAIGARTGSAMVSQAFYGVSGTDVLRGQETIPAWVYPAVLLGMPVLVVLSALLPAIRARRLPAAALISAGSVQQTGRGLAAQRRLGGSRLPRPVSLGLGWPLSRPGRTALTLSMVVLGVATVTLAIGMSASVVKYDRTQSQQDKIQVTIGVNNPASPWHPIGPDHTDAQLFALLRALPGTVHVSANTPVQTHVAGNAALIHLDVETGDTTALHPDLARGRWMDGPGEVVVGSEFWHQHGISLGQVIALVAPDGTAVPEKVVGEQTAGWDVTTTDWDRFIGLFPTHRAATYSIGLAKGTDPHAYAKAAATIDPGLQPAVNDGIDTIEKVMISVISTLTGMLIVVAALGVFNAVVMTTRERRKDLGVLKSIGMTPRQLIAMVVTAMAALGLAGGLIGLPAGMLAHRIIVPATGRGTGRDLPASLLHVWDWPTLTLLATSGAVIGALGAFLPSIRASRASAAEVLRSE, encoded by the coding sequence ATGAGGGCCGTGTGGGCGGCGACTTGGGCCGCGATCAAGCGCCGGAAGCTCCAGACGTCCGTCCTCGGCGTCGTGGTTCTGGTGTCCACCGGGATGGCCGTGGTGACGCTGGGGCTGCTCGCCGCCGTATCAGGCCCCTTCGACAAGGTCTACGACGCGGCACACGGCGCGCACATCGTCGCCGAGTTCGACAGCTCGAAGGCGGACGCCGCACAGCTCGCGCAGACCGCGCAGGCGCCGGGTGTCGTGGCGTCCGCCGGGCCGTATCCGATGGCCGTCCTGCATCAGCCGGTCGAGACCGGCAGCCCCGCGTTCCAGTTGGCCGGCGCCTTCACCGTCGTGGGCCGCGACCGTCCCGACACCGCGGTCGACACGGTGAAGCTCGCCTCGGGACGCTGGCCGACGGGCCCCGGCGAGATCGTGCTCGACCGCCCCGAGGGCTACTCCCGCACGGACCAGAAGATGATCGACACCGAGCACCATGTCGTCACGGCCAGCGGTGTGGATCTCACCGTGGTCGGCTACGCGAGGTCGGTGAGCGATTCCGCCGACGGCTGGGTCACCCCCGCCGAAGCCGAGGCGTTGGGTGCCACGTCGACCCAGATGATGTACCGGTTCCGGGACGCGGGGTCGGACTCGGCGCTCAAGGCCGACGTCGTGTCCGTCACGGCGCACCTGCCCGCCGGGTCCCTGGCCGGGACGAGTTCCTACCTGACGATCAAGAACCATCTGGCCACGGGACCCAACACCTACGTGCCGTTCCTGACCGCCTTCAGCATCCTCGGTCTGGTCATCTCCATCATGATCGTCGGCAATGTCGTCAGCGGCGCGGTGGTCGCGGGCTACCGGCACATCGGGATTCTCAAGGCCCTGGGATTCAGTCCGAACCAGGTGACGTCCGTCTACGTCCTCATGGTCGCGGTCCCTGCCGCGGCCGGATGCGTCGTCGGCGCCGCGATCGGCGCGAGGACGGGTTCGGCGATGGTGAGCCAGGCGTTCTACGGGGTCTCCGGCACCGACGTACTGCGAGGACAGGAGACGATACCGGCGTGGGTGTATCCGGCCGTGCTGCTCGGCATGCCGGTGTTGGTCGTCCTGTCCGCTCTCCTCCCAGCCATCCGGGCCCGACGGTTGCCGGCCGCCGCGCTGATCAGCGCGGGCAGCGTCCAGCAGACCGGACGCGGACTGGCCGCCCAGCGCCGGCTCGGCGGTTCGCGGCTGCCTCGTCCGGTGAGTCTGGGCCTGGGCTGGCCGCTCTCGCGGCCGGGGCGCACAGCGTTGACGCTGTCCATGGTCGTCCTCGGAGTGGCGACGGTGACGCTGGCGATCGGCATGTCGGCATCCGTCGTCAAGTACGACCGGACCCAGAGCCAGCAGGACAAGATCCAGGTGACGATCGGGGTGAACAATCCGGCATCGCCATGGCATCCGATCGGCCCGGACCACACCGACGCACAGCTGTTCGCCCTACTGCGCGCCCTCCCCGGCACTGTCCACGTGTCAGCGAACACCCCGGTGCAGACGCACGTAGCCGGGAACGCCGCCCTCATCCACCTCGACGTCGAGACCGGGGACACCACGGCGCTGCACCCGGACCTGGCGCGCGGGCGCTGGATGGACGGCCCGGGCGAGGTCGTCGTCGGATCAGAGTTCTGGCACCAGCACGGGATCTCACTCGGCCAAGTGATCGCCCTGGTCGCCCCGGACGGCACAGCGGTCCCTGAGAAGGTCGTCGGCGAGCAGACCGCCGGCTGGGACGTCACCACCACCGACTGGGACCGGTTCATCGGACTGTTTCCCACACACCGCGCCGCGACGTACTCCATCGGGCTCGCCAAAGGCACCGACCCGCACGCCTACGCCAAAGCGGCGGCAACGATCGACCCCGGCTTGCAACCGGCGGTGAACGACGGCATCGACACGATCGAGAAGGTGATGATCAGTGTGATCTCGACGCTGACCGGCATGCTGATCGTCGTCGCCGCGCTCGGCGTGTTCAACGCCGTCGTCATGACCACCCGCGAGCGCCGCAAAGACCTCGGCGTCCTGAAGTCGATCGGCATGACCCCGCGGCAGCTGATCGCGATGGTGGTGACGGCGATGGCCGCACTGGGCCTGGCCGGCGGCCTCATCGGGCTCCCGGCGGGCATGCTCGCCCACCGGATCATCGTCCCGGCGACCGGCCGCGGCACCGGCCGCGACCTGCCGGCCTCACTGCTCCACGTGTGGGACTGGCCGACGCTGACACTGCTCGCCACCTCCGGTGCGGTGATCGGCGCGCTCGGGGCATTCCTGCCCTCGATCCGCGCATCGAGGGCATCGGCCGCCGAGGTGTTGCGTAGCGAGTGA
- a CDS encoding TetR/AcrR family transcriptional regulator, translated as MSQPDIRVRRTRTLLRDALVELIEVKGFDRITVGELTTRAMISRAAFYRNYRDKYELVEQIFDEAMTEMTTLDGDTRSPGERWADFLKHIDGYHRLYGALLGKKGSPWFTDRMRAALAAMVSTHLPDQTADDLLPSVVSAMFLQSIVWWLESGRPVPPEQIAAQSSRLVRAVLQTTAGP; from the coding sequence ATGTCTCAGCCGGACATACGGGTTCGACGTACGCGCACGCTGCTGCGCGACGCCCTCGTGGAGCTGATCGAGGTCAAGGGCTTCGACCGCATCACCGTCGGCGAGCTCACCACCCGCGCGATGATCAGCAGGGCCGCGTTCTACCGGAACTACCGCGACAAGTACGAGCTGGTCGAGCAGATCTTCGACGAAGCCATGACGGAGATGACCACCCTCGACGGCGACACCCGCTCGCCCGGGGAGCGTTGGGCCGACTTCCTCAAGCACATCGACGGCTACCACCGCCTCTACGGCGCGTTGCTGGGCAAGAAGGGCAGCCCCTGGTTCACCGACCGGATGCGCGCCGCGCTCGCCGCGATGGTGAGCACGCACCTGCCCGACCAGACCGCGGACGATCTGCTGCCCAGCGTGGTCTCCGCGATGTTCCTCCAGTCGATCGTGTGGTGGCTCGAAAGCGGCCGCCCGGTTCCGCCCGAGCAGATCGCGGCACAGTCCTCCCGACTCGTTCGCGCCGTCCTCCAGACGACCGCCGGGCCGTGA